From one Magnolia sinica isolate HGM2019 chromosome 18, MsV1, whole genome shotgun sequence genomic stretch:
- the LOC131232361 gene encoding uncharacterized protein LOC131232361 codes for MKLMKPLRCSDMQKVTLATFTLEGEADEWWDSTHRLATTDYLWTWERFQTKFNEKYFLESFCDEKVSYIFKLEQANMTVAQYEARFAELSRYVPTIVIEERVRLRKFRDRLRPRIRSKLCCFDFSRYAQVVDKATRVEKDVDQMMKAQTPFRDSSSRVRPAPPPPSLAVVDKRVRTSSYPGMPCNYCGKPGHTAKFCFRRARDEGNKPRPLTIQPRPPQPVARPPISSRPPF; via the coding sequence ATGAAACTTATGAAGCCATTGAGGTGTTCAGATATGCAGAAGGTAACCCTCGCCACTTTCACGCTCGAAGGGGAAGCCGATGAATGGTGGGATTCTACACATAGGCTTGCTACAACAGATTATCTGTGGACTTGGGAGAGGTTCCAGACCAAGTTCAATGAGAAATATTTCCTAGAGTCGTTCTGTGACGAGAAGGTGTCATATATTTTTAAACTCGAGCAGGCGAATATGACGGTTGCACAATATGAGGCCCGTTTTGCTGAACTCTCTCGGTACGTGCCGACTATCGTTATTGAAGAGAGGGTCAGACTGAGGAAATTCAGAGATAGATTACGACCGAGAATTAGGTCGAAATTGTGCTGCTTCGACTTTTCCCGATATGCGCAAGTGGTGGACAAGGCCACCAGGGTGGAGAAGGACGTAGACCAAATGATGAAAGCTCAAACTCCATTCAGAGATTCGAGTAGCCGAGTCAGACCCGCTCCTCCACCTCCTAGCCTCGCTGTGGTTGATAAGCGAGTCAGGACTTCTTCGTATCCGGGTATGCCGTGTAACTATTGTGGGAAGCCGGGGCATACCGCAAAGTTTTGCTTCAGGAGGGCACGTGATGAGGGCAACAAGCCTAGGCCACTAACGATTCAGCCCCGTCCGCCACAGCCTGTGGCTAGGCCACCTATCAGTAGCCGACCTCCATTTTAG